A genomic region of Nostoc sp. UHCC 0702 contains the following coding sequences:
- a CDS encoding XdhC family protein: protein MLDFYQQLAAALTQGAVVLATVTSTKGSVPREVGAKMFIRADGKTYGTIGGGAGEAKVYHQALQVLHTGEKQFVEIDLSGTPQRETQGICGGTMLVWLELWLGNESLNLVNQIIDILTSGRSLAIVTPFHPDEKPYLETTDIPNFPLLKNHALVEPLLPPPTLLIIGAGHIAIPLAQIAKIAGFKIIVQDDRPEFATTERFPQAALVLAQPITSIPEILEEIPNLYVALVTRGYTQDLAALQMLCHLQTQYIGMIGSQKRVYTVYQMLQTKGKLPEFWQRIYAPIGLDIGALTPEEIAVSICAELIKVRRAGTGASLSVKI from the coding sequence ATGCTTGACTTCTACCAACAACTAGCAGCAGCCTTAACCCAAGGTGCTGTAGTTTTAGCCACCGTCACCAGTACCAAAGGTTCCGTACCGAGAGAAGTAGGTGCGAAAATGTTCATTCGTGCCGATGGCAAAACCTACGGTACAATTGGCGGTGGTGCTGGAGAAGCAAAAGTTTATCACCAAGCTTTGCAGGTATTGCACACCGGTGAAAAACAATTTGTAGAAATTGATTTATCAGGTACACCCCAACGAGAAACCCAAGGCATTTGCGGTGGGACAATGCTGGTATGGCTAGAATTATGGTTAGGTAATGAAAGCTTGAATTTAGTCAATCAAATTATAGATATCTTAACATCAGGGCGATCGCTTGCCATTGTCACCCCGTTTCATCCAGATGAAAAACCTTATTTAGAAACAACAGATATCCCAAATTTCCCACTGCTGAAAAATCATGCTTTAGTAGAACCCTTACTACCGCCACCCACACTATTAATTATTGGTGCTGGACATATTGCGATTCCGCTAGCACAGATTGCTAAAATAGCAGGTTTTAAAATTATTGTACAAGACGATCGCCCAGAATTTGCCACAACAGAGCGATTTCCCCAAGCAGCTTTAGTTTTAGCACAGCCCATCACCTCAATTCCAGAAATCTTAGAAGAAATTCCTAATTTATACGTCGCTTTAGTAACTAGAGGTTATACCCAAGATTTAGCAGCCTTACAAATGTTGTGTCATCTGCAAACACAATATATCGGCATGATTGGCAGCCAAAAACGAGTTTATACTGTTTACCAAATGTTGCAGACAAAGGGTAAATTACCAGAATTTTGGCAAAGAATATATGCACCAATTGGCTTAGATATCGGTGCTTTAACACCAGAGGAAATTGCAGTTAGTATTTGTGCTGAATTAATTAAAGTCCGTCGTGCTGGAACTGGCGCTTCCTTATCTGTAAAAATTTAG
- a CDS encoding RNA-binding protein produces MTIYVGNLSYRATEADLRAVFADYGEVKRVVLPTDRDTGRMRGFAFVEMNEDAQEDAAITELDGAEWMGRQLRVNKAKPREENGNRQGNWSKKQDY; encoded by the coding sequence ATGACTATTTACGTTGGAAACCTCTCCTATCGCGCTACCGAAGCAGATTTGAGAGCCGTATTTGCAGATTACGGTGAAGTGAAAAGAGTTGTACTACCTACAGATCGCGACACAGGGCGTATGCGCGGGTTTGCTTTTGTTGAGATGAATGAAGATGCCCAAGAAGATGCTGCTATTACTGAACTAGATGGGGCAGAATGGATGGGTCGTCAACTGAGAGTCAATAAAGCCAAACCGCGAGAGGAAAATGGCAACCGACAAGGTAATTGGTCGAAAAAACAGGATTATTAA